From Streptomyces sp. CMB-StM0423, a single genomic window includes:
- a CDS encoding F0F1 ATP synthase subunit gamma: protein MGAQMRVYKRRIRSVSATKKITRAMEMIAASRVVKAQRQVAASTPYATELTSAVTAVAAGSETKHPLTTEVERPVRAAVLMITSDRGLAGGYNSNAIKQTEALTNRLTGEGRQVDHFIVGRKGVSYFGFRERRVAESWTGFTDNPTYADAKRVAAPLIAALSKETSEGGVDEIHIVYTEFHSMMTQTAVDRRLLPIVFEKTAADSAEVFEEARKKEQEYHALYDFEPSADGVLDALLPRYVESRIYNALLQSAASKHAATRRAMKSATDNAEELIKSLTRLANQARQAEITQEISEIVGGANALADASAGSDR, encoded by the coding sequence ATGGGCGCCCAGATGCGGGTCTACAAGAGGCGGATCCGTAGCGTCTCTGCGACCAAGAAGATCACCAGGGCGATGGAGATGATCGCCGCCTCGCGCGTCGTCAAGGCGCAGCGCCAGGTGGCGGCCTCCACCCCGTACGCGACCGAGCTGACCAGCGCCGTCACGGCGGTGGCCGCGGGCTCCGAGACCAAGCACCCGCTGACCACCGAGGTGGAGCGGCCGGTGCGGGCCGCGGTGCTGATGATCACCAGCGACCGCGGTCTGGCCGGCGGCTACAACTCCAACGCCATCAAGCAGACCGAGGCGCTGACCAACCGGCTGACCGGCGAGGGCAGGCAGGTCGACCACTTCATCGTCGGCCGCAAGGGCGTGTCCTACTTCGGCTTCCGCGAGCGGCGGGTGGCCGAGTCCTGGACCGGCTTCACCGACAACCCGACGTACGCGGACGCGAAGCGGGTGGCCGCGCCGCTCATCGCGGCGCTGAGCAAGGAGACCTCGGAGGGCGGCGTGGACGAGATCCACATCGTCTACACCGAGTTCCACTCGATGATGACGCAGACCGCGGTGGACAGGCGGCTGCTCCCGATCGTCTTCGAGAAGACCGCCGCGGACTCCGCGGAGGTCTTCGAGGAGGCGCGCAAGAAGGAGCAGGAGTACCACGCGCTGTACGACTTCGAGCCGTCCGCGGACGGCGTGCTCGACGCGCTGCTGCCGCGGTACGTCGAGAGCCGGATCTACAACGCGCTGCTGCAGTCGGCCGCCTCCAAGCACGCCGCCACGCGCCGTGCGATGAAGTCGGCGACGGACAACGCCGAGGAGCTCATCAAGTCGCTCACACGGCTTGCCAACCAGGCCCGCCAGGCCGAAATCACCCAGGAAATCAGCGAGATCGTCGGTGGCGCGAACGCCCTGGCCGACGCCTCTGCGGGGAGTGACCGATAA
- the atpA gene encoding F0F1 ATP synthase subunit alpha — protein sequence MAELTIRPEEIRDALESYVQSYQPDAASREEVGTVSQAMDGIAKIEGLPSAMANELLKFEDGTLGLALNLEEREIGAVVLGEFRGIEEGQPVTRTGEVLSVPVGDGYLGRVVDPLGNAVDGLGEIATEGRRALELQAPSVMQRKSVHEPMETGYKAVDAMTPIGRGQRQLIIGDRQTGKTALGIDTIINQRDNWRSGDPNKQVRCIYVAIGQKGSTIAGVRGALEEAGALEYTTIVAAPASDPAGFKYLAPYTGSAIGQHWMYQGKHVLIIFDDLSKQAEAYRAVSLLLRRPPGREAYPGDVFYLHSRLLERCAKLSDDMGAGSMTGLPVIETKANDVSAYIPTNVISITDGQCFLESDLFNSGQRPALNVGISVSRVGGAAQHRAIRQVSGRLKLDLAQFRELEAFAAFGSDLDAASKAALERGQRMMELMKQPQYAPFPTEDQVVSVWSGTNGILDDVPVADVKRFERELLDHLHRESKDLLTGIREGGKMPDETIEALREAVESFKRQFETSDGKLLGEG from the coding sequence ATGGCGGAGCTCACGATCCGGCCGGAGGAGATCCGGGACGCGCTGGAGAGTTATGTCCAGTCGTACCAGCCGGACGCGGCCTCGCGCGAAGAGGTCGGCACGGTATCGCAGGCCATGGACGGCATCGCCAAGATCGAGGGGCTGCCCTCGGCGATGGCGAACGAGCTGCTGAAGTTCGAGGACGGCACCCTCGGCCTCGCCCTCAACCTGGAGGAGCGGGAGATCGGTGCGGTCGTCCTCGGCGAGTTCAGGGGCATCGAGGAGGGGCAGCCGGTCACCCGTACCGGAGAGGTCCTCTCCGTGCCGGTCGGCGACGGTTACCTGGGCCGGGTCGTCGACCCCCTGGGCAATGCGGTGGACGGCCTCGGCGAGATCGCGACCGAGGGCCGCCGTGCGCTGGAGCTGCAGGCTCCCTCGGTCATGCAGCGCAAGTCGGTGCACGAGCCGATGGAGACCGGCTACAAGGCCGTCGACGCAATGACCCCCATCGGCCGCGGCCAGCGCCAGTTGATCATCGGTGACCGGCAGACGGGCAAGACCGCCCTCGGTATCGACACGATCATCAACCAGCGCGACAACTGGCGCTCCGGCGACCCGAACAAGCAGGTCCGCTGCATCTACGTGGCGATCGGCCAGAAGGGCTCCACCATCGCCGGCGTGCGCGGCGCGCTGGAGGAGGCCGGTGCGCTGGAGTACACCACGATCGTGGCGGCCCCGGCGTCCGACCCGGCGGGCTTCAAGTACCTGGCCCCCTACACCGGCTCGGCCATCGGCCAGCACTGGATGTACCAGGGCAAGCACGTCCTGATCATCTTCGACGACCTGTCCAAGCAGGCCGAGGCGTACCGCGCCGTGTCGCTGCTGCTGCGCCGCCCGCCGGGCCGCGAGGCGTACCCCGGTGACGTCTTCTACCTGCACTCCCGGCTGCTGGAGCGCTGCGCCAAGCTCTCGGACGACATGGGCGCCGGCTCGATGACGGGCCTGCCGGTCATCGAGACCAAGGCGAACGACGTGTCGGCGTACATCCCGACCAACGTGATCTCCATCACCGACGGCCAGTGCTTCCTGGAGTCCGACCTGTTCAACTCGGGCCAGCGCCCGGCGCTGAACGTCGGTATCTCCGTCTCCCGCGTCGGTGGCGCCGCCCAGCACAGGGCGATCCGGCAGGTCTCCGGACGGCTGAAGCTGGACCTGGCGCAGTTCCGCGAGCTGGAGGCGTTCGCCGCCTTCGGCTCCGACCTGGACGCCGCCTCCAAGGCGGCCCTGGAGCGGGGCCAGCGGATGATGGAGCTGATGAAGCAGCCGCAGTACGCGCCCTTCCCCACCGAGGACCAGGTCGTGTCCGTGTGGTCCGGCACCAACGGCATCCTGGACGACGTGCCCGTCGCGGACGTCAAGCGGTTCGAGCGCGAGCTGCTCGACCATCTGCACCGGGAGAGCAAGGACCTGCTCACCGGCATCCGTGAGGGCGGCAAGATGCCCGACGAGACCATCGAGGCGCTCCGCGAGGCCGTCGAGTCCTTCAAGCGGCAGTTCGAGACCTCGGACGGCAAGCTGCTGGGCGAGGGCTGA
- a CDS encoding F0F1 ATP synthase subunit delta yields MNGASREALAAAREQLDALTDSTSVDAAELAGELAAVTVLLDREVTLRRALTDPAQPGEAKAELVRRILGGQIGGEAADLVAGMVRARWSRARDLVDVLEELADTADLTAAQRAGQLDEVEDELFRFGRIVTGDKQLRGALTDRVGTGAAKAGLLHTLLGGRANPVTERLVVRLVERPRGRSLEGGLEALSKLAAERRDRMVAVVSTAVPLSDGQKERLGAALARLYGRDMHLNLDVDPAVLGGISVRVGDEVINGSVADRLDEVKRGMRG; encoded by the coding sequence ATGAACGGAGCGAGCCGCGAGGCGCTGGCCGCCGCCAGGGAGCAGCTCGACGCGCTGACCGACAGCACCTCGGTCGACGCGGCGGAGCTGGCCGGAGAGCTGGCCGCCGTGACCGTCCTGCTGGACCGCGAGGTGACGCTGCGGCGGGCGCTGACCGACCCGGCGCAGCCCGGCGAGGCCAAGGCCGAGCTGGTCCGCCGGATCCTCGGCGGGCAGATCGGCGGCGAGGCCGCCGACCTGGTCGCCGGGATGGTACGGGCCCGCTGGTCGCGGGCGCGTGACCTGGTCGACGTGCTTGAGGAGCTCGCCGACACCGCGGACCTCACCGCCGCGCAGCGGGCGGGGCAGCTCGACGAGGTGGAGGACGAGCTGTTCCGGTTCGGCCGGATCGTCACGGGCGACAAGCAGCTCCGCGGGGCGCTCACCGACCGGGTGGGCACCGGAGCCGCCAAGGCCGGGCTGCTGCACACGCTGCTGGGCGGCCGGGCCAACCCGGTCACCGAGCGGCTGGTCGTGCGGCTCGTCGAACGGCCGCGGGGTCGTAGCCTGGAAGGGGGCCTGGAGGCCCTGTCCAAGCTCGCCGCGGAGCGCCGGGACCGGATGGTCGCGGTCGTGTCCACCGCCGTGCCGCTCAGCGACGGGCAGAAGGAGCGCCTGGGCGCCGCGCTTGCCCGGCTGTACGGCCGGGACATGCACCTGAACCTGGACGTGGACCCCGCGGTCCTCGGCGGGATCTCGGTGCGGGTGGGCGACGAGGTCATCAACGGCTCCGTCGCCGACCGCCTCGACGAGGTGAAGCGCGGTATGCGGGGCTGA
- a CDS encoding F0F1 ATP synthase subunit B — protein sequence MNLQQIAASGDQNPLIPPLPELVIGLIAFLIVFGLLAKKLLPRINEVLEERKAAIEGGMEKAEAAQIEAEQTLDQYKAQLAEARHEANRLREEAREQGSALIAEMRAEGQRQREEIIAAGHAQVEADKKAASLALRQDVGALATELAGRLVGESLEDHARQSRVVDRFLDELEAKAAAQSGTKAEAGA from the coding sequence GTGAACCTCCAGCAGATCGCGGCATCAGGGGATCAGAACCCTCTCATCCCGCCGTTGCCGGAACTCGTCATCGGCCTGATCGCCTTCCTCATCGTCTTCGGCCTGCTGGCCAAGAAGCTCCTGCCGCGTATCAACGAGGTGCTTGAGGAGCGCAAGGCGGCCATCGAAGGCGGCATGGAGAAGGCCGAGGCCGCCCAGATCGAGGCGGAGCAGACGCTCGACCAGTACAAGGCCCAGCTCGCCGAGGCCCGGCACGAGGCCAACCGGCTGCGCGAGGAGGCTCGCGAGCAGGGTTCGGCCCTCATCGCCGAGATGCGGGCCGAGGGCCAGCGGCAGCGTGAGGAGATCATCGCTGCCGGTCACGCCCAGGTCGAGGCCGACAAGAAGGCCGCTTCGCTGGCGCTGCGCCAGGACGTCGGCGCGCTGGCCACCGAGCTGGCCGGCCGGCTGGTCGGCGAGTCCCTGGAGGACCACGCCCGGCAGAGCCGCGTCGTCGACCGGTTCCTGGACGAGCTGGAGGCCAAGGCCGCCGCCCAGTCCGGGACGAAGGCCGAGGCCGGGGCGTGA
- the atpE gene encoding ATP synthase F0 subunit C: MAVMETLAATAGIKGNLGSIGYGLAAVGPGIGIGYIFGNGVQAMARQPEAVGLIRQNMILGFAFCEALALIGIVLPFVYPS; encoded by the coding sequence ATGGCTGTCATGGAGACTCTCGCCGCCACCGCCGGGATCAAGGGCAACCTCGGCTCCATCGGCTACGGCCTCGCCGCGGTCGGCCCCGGCATCGGCATCGGCTACATCTTCGGTAACGGTGTGCAGGCCATGGCCCGCCAGCCCGAGGCCGTCGGCCTGATCCGGCAGAACATGATCCTGGGCTTCGCCTTCTGTGAGGCGCTTGCCCTCATCGGCATCGTCCTGCCGTTCGTTTACCCGTCCTGA
- the atpB gene encoding F0F1 ATP synthase subunit A, producing the protein MFTIGGFEFNKPILLALVTTLVLCVFFWKAFASPKVVPGKLQMVAESGYDFVRRGIVYETIGKKEGEKWVPLLVSLFFFIWLMNLWSVIPLAQFPVTSIIAFPAALAILVWVTWMSLTFKRHGFAGGFKNLTGYDKSLGGVLPLVMLIEFFSNVLVRPFTHAVRLFANMFAGHLLLVMFTIATWFFMNSWGFAYAPVAFVMVLVMVAFELFIQAVQAYVFVVLTASYISGALEEAH; encoded by the coding sequence ATGTTCACGATCGGCGGCTTCGAGTTCAACAAGCCGATCCTGCTGGCGCTGGTGACGACGCTGGTGCTCTGCGTCTTCTTCTGGAAGGCATTCGCCAGCCCCAAGGTCGTCCCGGGCAAGCTGCAGATGGTCGCCGAGTCGGGCTACGACTTCGTCCGCCGCGGCATCGTCTACGAGACCATCGGCAAGAAGGAAGGCGAGAAGTGGGTGCCGCTGCTGGTCTCCCTCTTCTTCTTCATCTGGCTGATGAATCTCTGGTCGGTCATCCCGCTCGCGCAGTTCCCGGTGACCTCGATCATCGCCTTCCCCGCCGCGCTGGCGATCCTGGTCTGGGTGACCTGGATGTCCCTGACCTTCAAGCGGCACGGCTTCGCCGGCGGGTTCAAGAACCTCACCGGGTACGACAAGTCGCTGGGCGGCGTGCTGCCGCTGGTCATGCTGATCGAGTTCTTCTCCAACGTGCTCGTGCGGCCCTTCACGCACGCGGTGCGGCTCTTCGCGAACATGTTCGCCGGCCACCTGCTGCTCGTGATGTTCACCATCGCCACCTGGTTCTTCATGAACAGTTGGGGCTTCGCCTACGCGCCCGTGGCCTTCGTGATGGTGCTGGTGATGGTCGCCTTCGAGCTGTTCATCCAGGCCGTCCAGGCATACGTGTTCGTCGTGCTGACCGCCAGCTACATCTCGGGCGCGCTCGAAGAGGCGCACTGA
- a CDS encoding MraY family glycosyltransferase has protein sequence MREYLLTLCIAAAVTYLLTGPVRKFAIAAGAMPEIRDRDVHSEPTPRLGGIAMFGGMCAALLVASQLQAFERVFELNEPKALLSGAALIWLIGVLDDKWGVDALLKLGAQMIAAGVMVLQGLTILWIPVPGVGTVVLTPMQGTLLTVALVVISINAVNFVDGLDGLAAGMVGIASAAFFIYAYRIWFGYGIEAAAPAALFSAVLLGMCVGFLPHNVHPARIFMGDSGSMLLGLVLAAGAISITGQVDPDALKVFAGSEKEAVRSTVPVFIPLVLPLTILAIPMLDLVLAVVRRTWRGQSPFAADRGHLHHRLLEMGHSHMRAVLLMYFFSALVAFGMVAFSVQADNVWVVLVAVGLSAAGLVLLLLPRFAPKTPSWANRLVPPRYRRPGDTGNGPGGEGPGDGTGPQGDPAPAGGAAANGTNGTNGAPNSQEHELVPAGISGSTAVGERSRWRRAGH, from the coding sequence GTGCGTGAATACCTGCTGACGCTGTGCATCGCAGCCGCTGTCACGTATCTGCTGACCGGCCCGGTGCGGAAGTTCGCGATCGCGGCCGGCGCGATGCCGGAAATCCGGGACCGTGACGTGCACAGCGAGCCGACGCCGAGACTCGGCGGCATCGCCATGTTCGGCGGGATGTGCGCTGCGCTGCTGGTCGCGTCGCAGTTGCAAGCCTTCGAGCGGGTCTTCGAGCTCAACGAGCCCAAGGCGCTGCTGTCCGGCGCCGCGCTGATCTGGCTGATCGGCGTGCTGGACGACAAATGGGGCGTGGACGCCCTGCTCAAGCTCGGCGCGCAGATGATCGCCGCGGGCGTCATGGTGCTCCAGGGCCTCACGATCCTGTGGATCCCGGTCCCGGGCGTGGGCACGGTGGTGCTGACGCCGATGCAGGGCACGCTGCTGACGGTCGCGCTCGTCGTCATCTCGATCAACGCCGTCAACTTCGTGGACGGCCTCGACGGTCTTGCCGCCGGCATGGTGGGCATCGCCTCGGCGGCGTTCTTCATCTACGCGTACCGCATCTGGTTCGGCTACGGGATCGAGGCCGCCGCCCCCGCAGCGCTCTTCTCCGCCGTGCTGCTGGGCATGTGCGTCGGCTTCCTGCCGCACAACGTGCACCCGGCGCGGATCTTCATGGGCGACTCGGGATCGATGCTGCTGGGTCTGGTGCTGGCCGCCGGGGCGATCTCCATCACCGGTCAGGTGGACCCGGACGCGCTGAAGGTCTTCGCGGGCAGCGAGAAGGAGGCGGTGCGCTCGACGGTGCCGGTGTTCATCCCGCTGGTGCTGCCGCTGACGATCCTGGCGATCCCGATGCTTGACCTGGTGCTGGCCGTCGTCCGGCGCACGTGGCGCGGCCAGTCGCCGTTCGCGGCCGACCGGGGGCACCTGCACCACCGGCTGCTGGAGATGGGCCACTCGCACATGCGGGCCGTGCTGCTCATGTACTTCTTCTCGGCGCTGGTCGCGTTCGGGATGGTGGCGTTCTCGGTGCAGGCCGACAACGTGTGGGTGGTGCTGGTGGCCGTCGGGTTGAGCGCCGCGGGTCTGGTGCTGTTGCTGCTGCCGCGGTTCGCCCCGAAGACGCCGTCCTGGGCCAACAGGCTCGTACCGCCGCGCTACCGGCGCCCCGGGGACACCGGCAACGGCCCCGGCGGCGAGGGCCCGGGCGACGGTACGGGTCCGCAGGGCGACCCGGCGCCGGCGGGCGGAGCTGCGGCGAACGGGACGAACGGGACGAATGGTGCGCCGAATTCACAGGAGCACGAACTCGTGCCGGCGGGCATCAGCGGTTCCACGGCCGTGGGGGAGCGCTCGCGCTGGCGCCGGGCCGGACATTGA
- a CDS encoding arsenate reductase/protein-tyrosine-phosphatase family protein, with product MTPPEGRTGDIQGFRILHVSTGNVCRSPITERLTRHALDVRLGPRPAAGIAVESAGTWGHEGAPMEAHAATVLRESGADPDGFAARELRDEHVIRADLVLTATRDHRAQVISMGHSAGLRTFTLKEFARLVRAIDSATLPPAREGAVARAHALVQAAAALRGWLLAPSPAADEVYDPYGAPVPYFRRIGEEIGQALDPVVTALTGVPAAA from the coding sequence TTGACCCCGCCCGAAGGGCGCACGGGGGACATACAGGGATTCCGGATCCTCCACGTCAGCACCGGCAACGTCTGCCGCTCGCCGATCACCGAGCGGCTGACGCGGCATGCCCTCGACGTGCGCCTCGGCCCGCGGCCCGCGGCGGGCATCGCGGTGGAGAGCGCGGGCACCTGGGGGCACGAGGGCGCGCCGATGGAGGCGCACGCGGCGACGGTGCTGCGGGAGTCGGGGGCGGACCCGGACGGGTTCGCGGCCCGGGAGCTGCGCGACGAGCACGTGATCCGGGCGGATCTGGTGCTGACCGCCACCCGGGACCACCGGGCGCAGGTGATCTCCATGGGCCACTCCGCGGGGCTGCGCACGTTCACGCTCAAGGAATTCGCCCGGCTGGTACGCGCCATAGATTCCGCCACGCTGCCGCCGGCCCGCGAGGGGGCGGTGGCGCGCGCGCACGCGCTGGTCCAGGCCGCGGCGGCGCTGCGCGGCTGGCTGCTGGCGCCCAGCCCGGCGGCGGACGAGGTGTACGACCCGTACGGGGCGCCCGTGCCGTACTTCCGCCGCATCGGCGAGGAGATCGGGCAGGCGCTGGACCCGGTGGTGACGGCGCTCACAGGGGTGCCGGCAGCCGCCTGA
- a CDS encoding L-threonylcarbamoyladenylate synthase encodes MARRYDCSDAADRRTGLREAASAVRRGELVVLPTDTVYGIGADAFADEAVAALLDAKGRGRSMPTPVLIGSPNTLHGLVKDLSEEAWELIDAFWPGALTVVAKHQPSLTWDLGETRGTVAVRMPLHPVALELLKEVGPMAVSSANLTGHPAPQDCDAAQEMLGESVSVYLDGGPTPAAVPSSIVDITGRTPVLLREGAVTAEQLREVAGGLEVAS; translated from the coding sequence ATGGCACGGCGCTACGACTGCAGCGATGCGGCCGATCGCAGGACCGGGCTGCGCGAGGCCGCGTCCGCAGTCCGCCGCGGCGAGCTGGTCGTCCTGCCCACCGACACGGTCTACGGCATCGGCGCCGACGCCTTCGCCGACGAGGCGGTGGCGGCGCTGCTGGACGCCAAGGGCCGCGGGCGCAGCATGCCCACCCCGGTGCTCATCGGCTCGCCGAACACGCTGCACGGGCTCGTCAAGGACCTCAGCGAGGAGGCATGGGAGCTGATCGACGCCTTCTGGCCGGGCGCGTTGACCGTCGTCGCCAAGCACCAGCCGTCGCTCACCTGGGACCTGGGCGAGACCCGCGGGACGGTGGCGGTGCGGATGCCGCTGCACCCGGTGGCGCTCGAACTGCTCAAGGAGGTCGGCCCGATGGCCGTCTCCAGCGCCAACCTCACCGGCCACCCCGCCCCGCAGGACTGCGACGCCGCCCAGGAGATGCTGGGGGAGTCGGTCTCGGTCTATCTCGACGGCGGCCCGACGCCGGCCGCGGTGCCGTCCTCGATCGTGGACATCACCGGCCGCACGCCGGTGCTGCTGCGCGAGGGCGCGGTGACCGCGGAGCAACTGCGCGAGGTCGCAGGCGGGCTCGAGGTCGCCAGTTGA
- the prmC gene encoding peptide chain release factor N(5)-glutamine methyltransferase, translated as MNLLLVEVAQATRRLADAGVPSPRFDAEELAAYVHGVPRGELHRVADADFDARYWEAVARREAREPLQHITGVAYFRYLELQVGPGVFVPRPETESVVDWAIAAVRAMDVVEPLIVDLCTGSGAIALAMAQEVPRAAVHAVELEETALNWARKNAAHNDGGARVVLHHGDARTALPELNGQVDLVISNPPYIPLTEWEQVAPEARDHDPQAALFSGEDGLDLIRGLEVAARRLLRPGGVLVVEHADTQGGQVPWLFTEERGWADAADHPDLNNRPRFATARRVRT; from the coding sequence GTGAACCTGCTGCTCGTCGAAGTGGCACAGGCCACGCGGCGGCTCGCCGACGCCGGCGTGCCCTCCCCGCGGTTCGACGCGGAGGAGCTGGCGGCGTACGTGCACGGCGTGCCCCGCGGCGAGCTGCACCGCGTCGCCGACGCCGACTTCGACGCCCGCTACTGGGAGGCCGTCGCCCGCCGCGAGGCCCGCGAGCCGCTGCAGCACATCACCGGCGTCGCCTACTTCCGCTATCTGGAACTCCAGGTCGGCCCCGGCGTCTTCGTGCCCCGGCCGGAGACCGAGTCCGTGGTGGACTGGGCCATAGCGGCCGTCCGCGCCATGGACGTCGTCGAGCCGCTGATCGTCGACCTGTGCACCGGGTCCGGCGCCATCGCGCTGGCCATGGCGCAGGAGGTGCCGCGGGCCGCCGTGCACGCGGTCGAGCTGGAGGAGACGGCGCTCAACTGGGCGCGCAAGAACGCCGCGCACAACGACGGCGGCGCCCGGGTCGTGCTGCACCATGGAGACGCGCGCACCGCGCTGCCGGAGCTGAACGGCCAGGTCGACCTGGTCATCAGCAACCCGCCCTACATCCCGCTGACCGAGTGGGAGCAAGTCGCCCCCGAAGCCCGCGACCACGACCCGCAGGCCGCGCTCTTCTCGGGCGAGGACGGCCTCGACCTCATCCGCGGTCTGGAGGTCGCGGCCCGGCGGCTGCTGCGCCCCGGCGGGGTGCTGGTCGTCGAGCACGCCGACACCCAGGGCGGCCAGGTGCCGTGGCTCTTCACCGAGGAACGCGGCTGGGCGGACGCCGCCGACCACCCCGACCTCAACAACCGGCCTCGATTCGCGACCGCCCGCAGGGTCCGTACCTGA